The Fibrobacter sp. genome contains the following window.
ATTTGCTCAAGGATAGTGAACACACGGGAAAATTTAAGAACCGCTTATCGCATAGTTGTAAAATCGGAAATGAAAAACGCCGGGGTCAAAACCTCGACGTTTTTTATTTTTAAGTGTTGTCTAACAACTAACGTGCCCGGGCGCTCCAGCGCTTTTTAAAGCGGGGCTCGTCCAGAACCTTTGCCCAGATGAAACCGCGACGGATTTCATCTTTGTTGAAATCACGGGTGTGGTTTCGATGTTCTGCCGTGGATAGGCAAGGGGCGCCGAGTTCCTCGGTTCCGTTATTGATTTGACCCGCCTGCTCACGGAGCTGTCGGGCACGTTCCTCAAGTTCGGCCAGTTCCTTCTGGTGTTTCAATTCAGCTTCGCGACGTGCTTTGAGGGCGGCTTCCTGAGTGGCTGCAGCCTGCTGTTCTTCCGCTTCGCGCTGTAATCGCTTGAAGTGGTTGCTCAGCTCTACCTTGTCGTGGACAAGAAGGTCGCAGTCGCCTTCGCCCATGTCGCGGCCGACGATGCGCTTTGCCTGAAGTTCGGCAAGAACCTGCTGGGCAATCCGCTCAGAGAAACCGAAAGCTTCCTGCAGCAGCTCAACACTTACGTATTCCCACTGGACAACGGATTCGGCGATTTCGCTGAAGGTGTATTCTCCGGGCTTTGCCGGCGTGACGACTGGCAGACCTTCGTCTTCCTCATCATCCTCTACTTCGGGAGATGGCGGAACGTAGGTACCCTGGGATGCATCTCGCTGGGCTTCCTCGAACTGGCGAATCAAATCCTGCAGATTGCGGCTAGGCTTGGGCTGGGCTTCGTCAAAGTCCTGCCCGGCCGAATCGCTGGGAATGTTTTTCGGCTGTTCCTGTTGTTTCTTTTTACCGGCAGCAACCTTCTTGATGACTATATCAAGAACGTATATGCCGATAAGAATGAGTAAACCTTCCATATGAGTTATTAGGTTATAGGTTAAAGGATAAAGGTTAAAGGATTGCTAATTTGAATTTCTTGATTTCGCAGACTTTAAGCCAGAAAGCATTTTGGCAATTTCTTCCGTTTTGCATTCAATGGATGTGAGTTGCTCTTTGGAAATGTAATTCAAAAGAGCAGCGATTTCCAATTGGCTTTGTGCTTCCATCAGAGATCCAAAACTTATTTCCAAAAAATGGATCGAATCTTTGGTAGACGTTCTGCCAGAGCCTTCTGCAATGTTTGATGTTACAGAAACTGCGGCTCGTTGAATTTGGTTTGTCAAAGCGAATTTCTCTGCAGTTGGAAATGTTGACGTAAGATTATATACGTCTATAACCCATTGCAAAGATTTTTGATAAACCTTAAGTTTCCTGTAGGCGAACATCTTTAACCTTTATCCTTTCTACTTTACGCTACTTGGCAGCTTCGCTGCCAGTCCCGATTTCCTTACGCATCTGGGTGTCGGCTTCGATGTTCTTCATGTTGTAATAGTCCATGACGCCGAGCTTTCCGTCGCGGAGGGCGGTTGCCATGGCCATAGGAATTTGGGCTTCGGCTTCAACCAGCTTAGCCTTCATCTGCATGACCTTGGCCTTCATTTCCTGTTCGGCGGCGAATGCCATGGCGCGGCGTTCTTCTGCCTTGGCCTGGGCGATCTTCTTGTCGGCTTCGGCACGGTCGGTTTCAAGGATTGCACCGATGTTCTGGCCAACGTCCACGTCGGCGATATCGATGGAGAGAATTTCGAATGCAGTACCTGCGTCGAGGCCGGAAGCAAGAACCTTCTTGGAAATCATGTTGGGGTTTTCGAGAACTTCCTTGTGGCTCTGTGCAGAACCGATGGAAGACACGATGCCTTCGCCAACACGGGCGATAACGGTTTCTTCACCTGCGCCACCCACCAGCTTCTGGATGCTTGCACGCACGGTAATACGGGTAACAGCGTGAAGCTGGATACCGTCAAGTGCCACAGCGGAAACCTTAGGAGTGGTAATGACCTTGGGGTTCACAGACATCTGCACGGCTTCCAGAACGTTACGGCCGGCAAGGTCGATAGCTGCAGCTTCCTTGAAGTCCAGCTTGATGTTTGCCTTGTTGGCGGCAATGAGGGCCTGGATTACGCGGAGAACGTTACCGCGGGAAAGGTAATGGGCTTCCAGCAGGTTGGTATCCACCGGGAGGCCTGCCTTGCAACTCAGAATGCGGGCTTCAACAATTACCTGGGGCGGTACCTTACGAAGGCGCATACCGATGAGCTGGAAAATGCTGACGTTTGCCCTGGAGAACAATGCCTGGAGCCAAAGGCTAAAGAACTTGCCAATAAAGGCGAGAAGGATGATGACGACGATGGCGGCAATGACAATGCCTACGGTAATGAGTGTTTCCATATTTATTCCTCGGGATAATTAAACTTGATTGACGATTGATGATTAAATGTGGGAAGTCTGCGCTAGCAGGCTGAAACGAAAATGTGCCCTTCTTGTATTGCGTCTACCTTTACGGTCTGGCCGGCTTCGATGATTTCGCCTCGAGTCTGGACATCCAAAAGCTTGACACTTCCGTCTTCCATCACAAAGCTGGCCTGGCCAACCGGGCGAAGGAACGTCTTTGCTGTACCCTGGTCTCCAACTTTTACATCGTTGATTGCTTCCGTGGGGGAGGCTGCAGATTCTAGGTCGGTCTTAAGCATGGGGGTCCATCCTTCGGGCAGCAGGGGAATCAGGTACTTGCTTGCCGCAATGGGGAATATCAATGCGATTCCCGCGCAGCACAGCATGTAGAACAATCCAAATAGCCAGGGCAATGCGTCGAAGGTTTCTTCCGCAGCCTCGGGTACATATTCAGGAATTTCTGCCGGATCGTAGCTGAAGGCAAGTGCGAGAATCATGCAGATGATGCCTCCCACGCCAAAGAGGAATGTGCCTGGCATTACGAATATTTCTACAAGGAACAGGGCTACACCTGCGATGAGTAGGATTGCAGGCATCATGCCATCAAGCTGGGGCGCGAACTGGCCCAGGA
Protein-coding sequences here:
- a CDS encoding four helix bundle protein translates to MFAYRKLKVYQKSLQWVIDVYNLTSTFPTAEKFALTNQIQRAAVSVTSNIAEGSGRTSTKDSIHFLEISFGSLMEAQSQLEIAALLNYISKEQLTSIECKTEEIAKMLSGLKSAKSRNSN
- the floA gene encoding flotillin-like protein FloA (flotillin-like protein involved in membrane lipid rafts); protein product: MNMETLITVGIVIAAIVVIILLAFIGKFFSLWLQALFSRANVSIFQLIGMRLRKVPPQVIVEARILSCKAGLPVDTNLLEAHYLSRGNVLRVIQALIAANKANIKLDFKEAAAIDLAGRNVLEAVQMSVNPKVITTPKVSAVALDGIQLHAVTRITVRASIQKLVGGAGEETVIARVGEGIVSSIGSAQSHKEVLENPNMISKKVLASGLDAGTAFEILSIDIADVDVGQNIGAILETDRAEADKKIAQAKAEERRAMAFAAEQEMKAKVMQMKAKLVEAEAQIPMAMATALRDGKLGVMDYYNMKNIEADTQMRKEIGTGSEAAK